The genomic region ATTTTCTCGTTCACTGCTTTGACAGTGGTCGGTGACGGTCAAGGTCGTATTGGTTACGGTCGCGGTAAAGCACGTGAAGTGCCTGCCGCTATCGCCAAGGCGATGGAACAGGCCAAGCGCAACATGGTGCGCGTGGATCTGAAAGATGGCCACACGCTGCAGCACCCGGTGAAAGCCAATCATGGTGCGTCGGTGGTGTTCATGCAGCCAGCTTCGGAAGGTACCGGTATTATCGCCGGCGGTGCGATGCGCGCTGTATTCGAAGTGCTGGGTGTCAAGAACGTACTGGCCAAGAGCTACGGCTCAACGAATGCCATCAACGTGGTACGCGCTACCGTCAAGGGCTTGAAAGACATGAATAGCCCGGAAGCGATCGCGGCCAAACGTGGCAAGACCGTTGAACAGATTCTGGGTTAATTGACATGGCCAAGACGATCAAAGTTACACAGGTGAAAACCAGTTTTCACCGCAAGCCGACGCATCGTGCGACGATGCTCGGCTTGGGTCTGAAGAAAATTCATCAGACCGTCGAGTTGGTGGATACGCCGGCAGTACGCGGCATGATCAACCAAGTGTCTTACATGGTGAAGGTTGAGGAGTAAGCGATGCGTCTGAACAATCTTTCACCGGCCGTAGGCGCCAAGAAAAAAGGCAAGCGTCTGGGTCGTGGTATCGGTTCGACCGATGGTAAAACTGCTGGTAAAGGTCACAAAGGTCAGCATGCCCGTAAAGGCGGCTACCACAAAGTGGGCTTCGAAGGTGGTCAGATGCCAATGGCGCGCCGTCTGCCGAAGTTTGGTTTCACTTCGCTGAAAAAGCTGACTCACGCCGAAGTGCGTTTGAGCGAGCTGGCGAAAGTGGAAGGCAATGACGTTAACCTGTTGACGCTGAAAACCGCCAACGTGATCCCGATGGATTCGCTGAGCGCGAAAATCGTGCTTTCCGGTTCAATTGACCGCGCGGTCAACGTGTCCGGCGTGCGCGTCACCAAAGGTGCGATGGATGCCATCGTTGCCGCTGGCGGCAAGGTAGAAGCGTAATGGCGACCGCAAGCAGCGTTACTGGTAAATCGGGCAGCGGCACGAGCGAATTGCGCCGCCGCCTGTTGTTCCTGTTGGGCGCGCTTGTGGTGTTCCGTCTCGGTTCATACATTCCGGTACCGGGTATTGACAGCGCTGTGCTGGCTGATCTGATGAATCAGCAGTCCGGCACCTTGCTGGCGATGTTCAACGTGTTTTCCGGTGGTGCCATGGAGCGGGCTTCGGTGTTCGCCCTGGGCATCATGCCTTACATCTCTGCATCGATCATCGTGCAGGTGATGGGCTATGTATACGAGCCCTTCAAGCAGTTGCGCAAAGAAGGGGAGGCGGGCCGCCGCAAACTGGGTCAGTACACCCGTTGGGGTACGCTGGTCTTGGCTGTCGTGCAATCGACCTCGATGGCGCTGAGCTTTCCAAGCTTCGCCCAGGGGATCGTGCCGAATCCGGGCTTTGGGTTTTACTTCAGTGCTGTGGTCAGCTTGACCACCGGTACGATGTTCCTGATGTGGCTCGGTGAGCAGATCACCGAACGCGGTATCGGTAACGGTATTTCGATGCTGATTTTCGCCGGTATCGTGGCGGGTATGCCGAGCGCGCTGGGTCAGACGTTTGAGAACGTTCGCACCGGTGATATGCAGTTCGTGTCGCTGATTGTCATGCTGGCGCTGATTATTTCGGTGACGGCAGCGGTGGTGTTCGTCGAGCGAGGTCAGCGCCGCTTGGTGGTTAATTACGCCAAGCGTCAGCAGGGCCGCAAGATGTTCCAGGCTCAGCAGAGTCATCTGCCGCTGAAGATCAATATGGCGGGTGTTATCCCGGCGATCTTTG from Permianibacter aggregans harbors:
- the rpsE gene encoding 30S ribosomal protein S5; protein product: MAKQEQQTATDGMVEKLVAVNRVAKVVKGGRIFSFTALTVVGDGQGRIGYGRGKAREVPAAIAKAMEQAKRNMVRVDLKDGHTLQHPVKANHGASVVFMQPASEGTGIIAGGAMRAVFEVLGVKNVLAKSYGSTNAINVVRATVKGLKDMNSPEAIAAKRGKTVEQILG
- the rpmD gene encoding 50S ribosomal protein L30, with the translated sequence MAKTIKVTQVKTSFHRKPTHRATMLGLGLKKIHQTVELVDTPAVRGMINQVSYMVKVEE
- the rplO gene encoding 50S ribosomal protein L15, with the translated sequence MRLNNLSPAVGAKKKGKRLGRGIGSTDGKTAGKGHKGQHARKGGYHKVGFEGGQMPMARRLPKFGFTSLKKLTHAEVRLSELAKVEGNDVNLLTLKTANVIPMDSLSAKIVLSGSIDRAVNVSGVRVTKGAMDAIVAAGGKVEA
- the secY gene encoding preprotein translocase subunit SecY, coding for MATASSVTGKSGSGTSELRRRLLFLLGALVVFRLGSYIPVPGIDSAVLADLMNQQSGTLLAMFNVFSGGAMERASVFALGIMPYISASIIVQVMGYVYEPFKQLRKEGEAGRRKLGQYTRWGTLVLAVVQSTSMALSFPSFAQGIVPNPGFGFYFSAVVSLTTGTMFLMWLGEQITERGIGNGISMLIFAGIVAGMPSALGQTFENVRTGDMQFVSLIVMLALIISVTAAVVFVERGQRRLVVNYAKRQQGRKMFQAQQSHLPLKINMAGVIPAIFASSLILFPATVLQWFGGQGEGFFTGLLQDLAATMSPGQPLYLFIYAAGIIFFSFFYTAIIFNPRDIADNLKKSGAFLPAIRPGEQTAKYIDKVVTRLTFAGALYVTAVCLVPELMRAVWNVPFYFGGTSLLIIVVVVMDFMAQVQAHLMSQQYESLLKKANFRNYGAAGSIRQG